A single Cucumis melo cultivar AY chromosome 4, USDA_Cmelo_AY_1.0, whole genome shotgun sequence DNA region contains:
- the LOC103486302 gene encoding uncharacterized protein LOC103486302 isoform X1, with translation MANRNLVWNVVKKSFTFGIIGVTISDRYASVVPIRGASMSPTFNPIATSLTGPMTGDYVLVEKFCLEKYKFSPGDVIVYRSPCNYKEKQVKRIIALPGDWVGTRQTYDVVKVPEGHCWVEGDNPECSMDSRSFGPIPMGLIQGRVSHIVWPPQRIGAVEKKYPQGESNPTNSTKTQGRERTSFS, from the exons ATGGCAAACCGAAATTTAGTGTGGAACGTTGTGAAGAAATCTTTCACATTTGGAATTATAGGGGTTACGATTTCGGATCGTTATGCGAGTGTTGTTCCTATCCGAGGTGCTTCAATGTCTCCCACTTTTAATCCTATTGCGACTTCTCTGACAGGGCCAATGACTG GTGACTACGTGCTGGTTGAGAAATTTTGCCTTGAGAAATATAAATTTTCTCCCGGTGACGTGATTGTTTACCG CTCCCCTTGTAATTACAAGGAGAAACAAGTGAAAAGAATTATTGCCTTACCAGGAGATTGGGTTGGAACTCGTCAAACATATGATGTTGTTAAGGTTCCAGAAGGACACTGTTGGGTTGAAGGCGATAATCCAGAATGCAGCATGGATTCGAGATCTTTTGGCCCG ATTCCAATGGGTTTGATTCAAGGAAGGGTGTCACATATCGTATGGCCACCTCAAAGAATTGGTGCTGTTGAGAAAAAATACCCTCAAGGAGAATCAAATCCTACTAATTCAACTAAAACTCAAGGTAGAGAGAGAACTAGTTTTTCATGA
- the LOC103486302 gene encoding uncharacterized protein LOC103486302 isoform X2 yields the protein MANRNLVWNVVKKSFTFGIIGVTISDRYASVVPIRGASMSPTFNPIATSLTGPMTGDYVLVEKFCLEKYKFSPGDVIVYRSPCNYKEKQVKRIIALPGDWVGTRQTYDVVKVPEGHCWVEGDNPECSMDSRSFGPIGGRFQWV from the exons ATGGCAAACCGAAATTTAGTGTGGAACGTTGTGAAGAAATCTTTCACATTTGGAATTATAGGGGTTACGATTTCGGATCGTTATGCGAGTGTTGTTCCTATCCGAGGTGCTTCAATGTCTCCCACTTTTAATCCTATTGCGACTTCTCTGACAGGGCCAATGACTG GTGACTACGTGCTGGTTGAGAAATTTTGCCTTGAGAAATATAAATTTTCTCCCGGTGACGTGATTGTTTACCG CTCCCCTTGTAATTACAAGGAGAAACAAGTGAAAAGAATTATTGCCTTACCAGGAGATTGGGTTGGAACTCGTCAAACATATGATGTTGTTAAGGTTCCAGAAGGACACTGTTGGGTTGAAGGCGATAATCCAGAATGCAGCATGGATTCGAGATCTTTTGGCCCG ATTGGTGGCAGATTCCAATGGGTTTGA